From Glycine max cultivar Williams 82 chromosome 11, Glycine_max_v4.0, whole genome shotgun sequence, the proteins below share one genomic window:
- the LOC106795068 gene encoding uncharacterized protein: MRDKELRKKDEGFVDSYPQWLENRVREVKLSKKTNGERVEIDVPIKVEEVRELKAELQKSMGTKEKLKGVVIRVRKQCNRLRDVNMSTTETLEREIRRAKGEETNKKRYQGALSNNSNELKLRRAERDQTISENMTLRNELKDFWVSKESLKEQLGMMEKNMLVIVYQYEVKMMKEKQDLATIHGQALRNE, encoded by the coding sequence ATGAGGGACAAGGAGttaaggaagaaagatgagGGTTTTGTAGACAGCTATCCACAGTGGTTGGAGAATAGAGTGCGAGAAGTCAAGTTGTCTAAGAAGACAAATGGTGAAAGGGTCGAGATAGATGTACCTATTAAGGTGGAGGAGGTCAGAGAATTGAAAGCAGAATTGCAGAAATCCATGGGGACGAAAGAAAAGTTAAAGGGAGTAGTTATCAGGGTAAGGAAACAATGCAATAGACTAAGGGATGTCAACATGTCAACAACTGAAACATTGGAGCGAGAAATAAGAAGGGCTAAAGGGGAAGAGACGAACAAAAAAAGGTACCAAGGAGCTTTGTCAAACAATAGTAATGAACTCAAGCTGAGAAGGGCAGAGAGGGACCAAACAATATCGGAAAACATGACACTGAGAAATGAGTTGAAGGATTTTTGGGTGTCAAAGGAAAGCTTGAAGGAGCAGCTAGGCATGATGGAAAAGAATATGCTAGTAATTGTCTATCAATATGAGGtaaagatgatgaaggagaagcaaGATTTGGCTACTATACATGGGCAGGCTTTGAGAAACGAGTAG